The Spiroplasma clarkii genome has a window encoding:
- a CDS encoding YqeG family HAD IIIA-type phosphatase translates to MSKKKKGFLMLNYFKPSIYLESYKKINLDSLRNSGIKLVMCDMDNTLIGWNERIPSPNVINFVKSVYAQNMEFVLFSNNVRSRVENFAKKAGIKNYFWDCKKPLLGKMKFVRKLLPYKESEIVLIGDQLITDVLVANRSHIKSILITPLSRNDGGSKLVGFLENIVFKRLAQKNILHEGFYNEGELGGNYEIL, encoded by the coding sequence ATGTCTAAAAAGAAAAAAGGTTTTTTAATGTTGAACTACTTTAAACCTTCAATTTATTTAGAAAGCTATAAAAAAATCAACTTAGATTCATTGCGAAATAGTGGAATTAAATTAGTTATGTGTGATATGGACAACACCTTAATTGGATGAAATGAACGCATTCCCAGTCCAAATGTAATTAACTTTGTAAAATCAGTTTATGCACAAAATATGGAATTTGTTTTATTTTCAAACAATGTTCGTAGTCGAGTTGAAAACTTTGCCAAAAAAGCTGGGATTAAAAATTACTTTTGAGATTGTAAAAAACCACTATTAGGTAAAATGAAATTTGTCAGAAAACTTTTACCATATAAAGAAAGCGAAATTGTTTTAATTGGTGATCAATTAATCACAGATGTTTTAGTGGCAAATCGCAGTCACATCAAAAGTATTTTAATAACACCTTTAAGTAGGAATGATGGGGGTTCAAAGCTTGTGGGGTTTTTAGAAAACATAGTCTTTAAGCGATTGGCTCAAAAAAATATCTTACATGAAGGTTTTTATAATGAAGGAGAATTAGGAGGGAATTATGAAATTCTTTAA
- a CDS encoding amino acid permease, which produces MSQRAKTLTKFAVVFMSFVTIFGFRNIINNGFQFGLLASVLFLIGGAIYAIPMVLITSEFGSIKKLENQESGLGSFCNFALGGKGGFLASWASYFGNLFFFATIAPFTVVATSYCVYGANGFDKITELLTKEGWGDNSARMSTTVLACCAILIFWAGTYISKQGPKWIGKITTIGGMASITLGLLFIIIALCYTIPTGKVVAGFGNSAAWNPVSSEDWWSFLSAFPWLIFAYNGIETMSAFIKDVKGGAKSFKFASLIGMGVVIFVMVIGVIVLSATITQENISRWGIVNSYYFVFPQILGLELDSTAGKVVIHIVGFITAVSGFGSMFFWTAGPAKVFFSEVPSGVMGKYLSKTDKNGMPTNALLVQAIVVTVILLAFGLTTAGHYNFVKNTIKQNDFFERITQAATSLATVQMFFYFFAYIRLRLKMDDEERSIVFFKNKWIPITISIISLILLSIAFFFGTVPSPVTWKADWSNALIDFLLIFGGFIFFMGVGVLVWYLNVERKAKLNGTDGSQGTAKIAKTKPKTAKVTK; this is translated from the coding sequence ATGTCACAAAGAGCAAAGACGTTAACCAAATTTGCTGTTGTCTTTATGAGTTTTGTAACCATTTTTGGTTTTAGAAATATCATTAACAATGGTTTTCAATTTGGTTTACTAGCATCAGTGCTATTCTTAATTGGGGGGGCTATTTATGCCATTCCAATGGTCTTAATTACTTCAGAATTTGGAAGTATTAAAAAATTAGAAAATCAAGAGTCAGGTTTAGGAAGCTTTTGTAATTTTGCCTTAGGGGGCAAAGGTGGGTTCTTAGCAAGTTGAGCAAGTTATTTTGGTAACTTATTCTTCTTTGCAACAATTGCTCCATTTACAGTAGTTGCTACCAGTTATTGTGTTTACGGAGCTAATGGCTTTGACAAAATAACAGAATTATTAACAAAAGAAGGTTGAGGAGATAATTCAGCAAGAATGAGTACCACAGTACTAGCTTGTTGTGCTATCTTAATCTTTTGAGCTGGAACTTACATCTCAAAACAAGGTCCAAAATGAATTGGAAAAATAACAACAATTGGAGGAATGGCTAGTATTACATTAGGATTACTATTTATCATTATTGCTTTATGTTATACTATTCCAACTGGAAAAGTAGTTGCTGGTTTTGGAAACTCAGCAGCTTGAAACCCAGTTTCAAGTGAAGATTGATGAAGTTTCTTATCAGCATTTCCATGATTGATCTTTGCATATAATGGGATTGAAACCATGTCAGCATTTATCAAAGATGTTAAAGGTGGAGCAAAATCATTCAAATTTGCTTCATTAATTGGAATGGGGGTTGTTATCTTTGTAATGGTTATTGGAGTCATTGTTTTAAGTGCTACAATCACACAAGAAAATATTAGTAGATGAGGTATAGTTAATTCATATTACTTTGTCTTTCCCCAAATTTTAGGATTAGAACTTGATTCAACTGCTGGAAAAGTTGTTATTCACATTGTTGGGTTCATCACTGCAGTTAGTGGATTTGGTTCAATGTTCTTTTGAACAGCTGGACCTGCAAAAGTTTTCTTCTCAGAAGTTCCAAGTGGAGTAATGGGAAAATACTTATCAAAAACTGATAAAAATGGTATGCCTACAAATGCCTTACTAGTACAAGCAATTGTAGTAACAGTAATTTTGTTAGCATTTGGTTTAACAACAGCAGGTCACTATAATTTTGTTAAAAATACAATTAAGCAAAATGACTTTTTTGAAAGAATCACTCAGGCCGCCACTTCACTAGCAACGGTGCAGATGTTCTTCTACTTTTTTGCCTACATTAGATTAAGATTAAAAATGGATGATGAAGAAAGATCAATTGTTTTCTTCAAAAATAAATGAATTCCAATTACAATCTCAATCATTTCACTAATACTTTTATCAATTGCCTTTTTCTTTGGAACTGTTCCAAGTCCAGTAACTTGAAAAGCCGATTGGTCTAATGCTTTAATTGATTTCTTATTAATTTTTGGAGGATTTATCTTCTTTATGGGTGTTGGTGTTTTAGTTTGATATTTAAATGTAGAAAGAAAAGCTAAGTTAAATGGTACTGATGGTTCACAAGGAACTGCAAAAATTGCCAAAACAAAACCAAAAACTGCTAAAGTTACAAAATAA